Within the Paramormyrops kingsleyae isolate MSU_618 chromosome 2, PKINGS_0.4, whole genome shotgun sequence genome, the region ttaaacaaataaaaattgttCTGAATGATTTAAAGCAGTGTTTTTGTTGACCCAGTACTCGGAGAGCCCTTCCCATCACTgagcacacctgtaccaggtactCGGTGTCCTTGGTCATTTGATTCTTTGGTTCAGGTGTGCTAGGAGTGGGGgagaagcaaaaatgtgaactgtctgagGACCCTGAGGCCTGGGTTGAGAAATGCAAACAAATCATAACTCACGTAACTCACATAACCAGCAACACATAATGGACCTTAACCTAAagaatttgctgtttttttccccttcagaTGTCACCTATTTCAGTCATGGAAATTTATCATTAACCAATTAGTTCTGTCTGCGTCAGCTCATATCTAAACATGCACAACAACATGAGTTGTTGTGCATGGTGCTACACAGGACATGCGGGTTATATACACAACAGCACCCTGGTCCCAGGGTACATCACCACGCCAAAGTGCACTTTCTGGACCCCCCCAGGGCTTGTTTTGATCCCTGTCCAGATACAGACACAGTAAAAACCTTGAAATATAATAAGTAACAGGTGATGCAGATAAAAAACACTATATCCCTTAACTTTCTTAGCCTTTCCCCTAATTTTTTCCATGCTTGTTGACTTCCAAGCTCAACAGACCTGTTTGTGTTTCAGGTCCGACAAACCAGAACTCAAAGTCTAGGGGACTTTCATCACCAACtgaccagaaaaaaaattatatagtTCTATTTATTTTCTGCAATGCTACATGAAAGAGTAATGGTACAATACGCATCATAAAGCCCCCTGTCACCCCCTCAGTActtaaaaactttatttgatATGAAGACAAAACATGGGTAGTTTTCAGACACTTCATTGTTAAGAAGCCTGAACAGGATAACTATTAGCATGTAATATCATTTCATGTCATGATGTCATAATGCACCAGGAACCCGCACAGCaaaagagatggatggatgcatgacATCATAACTGAGTCAAATTGCACATCCATACAACAATCCTGCACTCCATAACAGCTCCGCTGTACCACCTGCAGCAAAGTGCAGCATATTCGATATCCTCTTTCACTACGTGATCCCAGACTGATTCTGGTGCCAAGAACTAAGTTAAGACCAGAGGGGGCCAGCAGGGAGATTTTAAGAGGCACCTTCTCTCTGCTACTTGTATTATCCTGTTACTTCAGCTGTCGCCCTTTTACGCACAAGTTTATATTTTGAACTGCACATGTGACTCTTCTGCTTGCTTTTTCATTTATGGAACCATTCTGATTCATTACTGTCTTCCTGCATTACCGCTGAAACCTCTAGGCATGGAAAGCACCTTACATAATATACCATTTTTTTGTCGCTCATTCAATGCTTCTATCACCAATGcatattttaaattactttaaataaattataaagtaCTGCATGACAATTTTTGTCAATTCGTACAAGAGAACAACAACAGAATCCTTTAAACCTTTGTATTACACATTTATGTATTCAAACAATACGTGCAGTCATAATAATCCAAAAATGTCAGGACTGACTGGCAtggaagggttagggttagggttgggtttaGTGTTTGTAAAGCACCTGCCACCCAGCAAGGCTGGTCTCTTCTGATCAGCCACCCAAAGCCATCATGGTAGCTGCCAGTTTGACTAGAATGGGATTTCACCCTAATATTTGCTTTTCTCATTTCCTGCAGTGCAGCATGTAAGCAGAAAGGAATTCAAAACATAAACACATCTCGTTGGACGGGGATGTATCCTTCACTCGGTCAGAACTGCTGAATCCTGTACCTTGTTCACCACCTGCTAAAGCTTTACCCGATTACTCTGTATATCATCACTAAAAATCAGATTAATTTACATATATGGATATATACAAAACATATGCTTATGTAACAAACAGTAGGTTTAAAAGTGAGAGCAACTTTGTGACTTTAAATGATCCCTACGCCTGCATTCATGTAAGTGTCATTAACGTAATAGAATTTGACCTCTTACTTGAAAATGTATATGGACCCACCGGGGGGCATTGCTCAAGGGTTAGAGTCTGCTGCTCCAGTGATTGAGATGATAATCACTTTCACAACTTGTTCTTTGTATATTGTCATATTTGGCAATAATATAATATGACCTTCCAGTGAAGTGTAACACTAGTTACTAATATGTATCAAAAGGTTAATGCTGAATCAATGTACACAAGAGACACTGAAACATGCATCTTTTGTGTTATTTGCTTAACCAGATTAAGTCCATCTATTGTCAGGACATTGAGGAGAATTGTATGACTCAGGGATACATATTTTCCAGAAGGAGGTTTCTCCACTGCAGCATGGTGGCTGTTGCTGTGGACTCCAAACACAAAGCTTGTTGGCTAAAGTCCAAAGAAGGATTCTGCTGAATTACCCTTAATAAAACCACCAGAAAATCATAATAACAGTGTTGTTGCACATTATTTACTCTGGTCAGCTTATTTTACCATCTCACTTATGATGCTTGTAAGCAAACATACAATCATCATTCATTGTATGTAACTGACAACATTATCaagcttctgaatttttttatttttatttgcttttaacTTTGacgtatatttatttaaaatcttCTTGATATGGACACTAAAAGATAATACTGTGATTTGTAGGTGCATGTCTTAGTCCTGAACGTCCTAGATTCCTCTCCGATAAGACAAACAAACTTTGATTCATATCTCTGTGTAACAGCAGAGTGGACAGCAGAACCTTCCACGTGGGACTGTGTGACCTTCCTGAGGAACATGACATTCGCGTAGGACGGACTCCGAGAACAATCCCATCTTTCTCGTTGATCCCCTCAACAACGACATTGCGATTTTCGATGTGCCCCTACACAACACTGTCAGATTCAACGACTCCCAGGCAAAAGCGCGTGGCTGACAAAACACTCGGTGCTGCGAGGGGTTCCAGAGGAGAACCGGACGTCTGCAGCCTTGTGACCTTTGGAACATCCAGAGACAGCATAACGCAGCAAACCCCacccctgtgatgtcattgcgGATTCTGTGCTACTTGTCACGATTTcagtcccccccaaaaaaaaaatatactgtGACACAGGGTCACCATGACACTCAGGAAAGGTCCCCAACAGCCACCCAAAATGGCTCATGGCATAACATGGTAAAATTAGGGTAGATACGACAGAAACAGCAGTCAATCATTACACTTGTAGATTCACCTCCCGGGCCCCTTGTTCCCAGAAACATAACCACTGCAGACACCCACCAAAGGCTGTCCAGGTCCAGAATCAGGTAATGGTGTGTGGCTCACCTGGTTAGGGCTCTGTGGCTCTGATTGGTCcttcaacccccctcccccccagtggCGCTGGATAATTGCTGACCCTGTCCCCTGAGCCCTAAGCTTCACGCGCATCTGTTCATATTTGTGTATGTATCTCAAATGAGAGCAGGGTGAAATATGTCAGAAGAAGCAGCtcaatgtacttgtgcaaatggcaaataaatcaACACATTGAATGTTTACCTGTCAGCCCAAAACTCCCCTTTAAAATACACACCAGATTCAATGTTCCAGGAAATTATGGTGAACAGTTTAAAAGTTGTCTGTTAACCTCTATGACTAATGTCTTTACTAAGCAACCAGCTCTAACCAGAAATGCTTTTGCCATTAACACAACCACTCCTGTCTCTGCTACCTTGACTAGACTTTCCACTCACAGGCACAGAATCGtaacacagagccacacaccatttTGCTAACATTTCTATTCTTTCCAGCCCAGCATAAATGACTTCACTTTCAGGGGACGCACCGATGAGTTCAGTTTATACATTTATGTTCAGAGATTTTCAATAGCAGTGAGGTCTCAAATGTCCACGTTTCTCAAACAGCCAGCAGGAACACTGGTCCTATCTGCCCTGGTGACACTCTATAATgcattttacaaaaaataaaatggtttgAGCCATAAGAGACTGTGTGGAAAAGGGCAGACAAGTATGAAAGTCTGAAACCAAACAATACAGTGAATATAAACAGAAAAGTAATATATAGCATATATTTTGAACTATCCTTTTTCCTCGAAGTCACTGAATACCATCGCATTTAGTGTGCTCTAGCTCCCCCTAGCGTGACCCATGTGCTGCTGCGTAACACACTTGCACACGCGAAACATTTAAGTAGCGCAGATGTATAAAAGTTCATCTGGAAGAAAACACGAAGTGGTTAATTTTTACAAACATTTTGtcttttatctttgttcacatACTGAAAATTCATAATAGATGAAAATATACCACACCAGCACAAAGCGGCAAATAACGTCTGAGGGTTTGACTACAGTGCATTATGAAATGCTTTTTACATTACAAGCATGCAACACATATACGGCAATTTGAAAAATGTCCCAGCAGAGAAGACACGAACAAAAGACGAATAAAGCGAGTAAACGTCCATCATTCAAATAAAGATTacctaaaatgtattttacacaTACCGATAGGGCATTATTCAGTAAACAGACTGGTCCCGAAAGTGCCAAGCGACAGTCGTTTTCTTACACTGACAAAGAATAAGAAACTATacatttctcaaaaaaaaaaaactgcccaCTCAAATACAAATGTAGATATTTGCGATTGGCGTCAGTGTTCAGTTACGGACCCATGCAAAGTAACACAAAGCATCGTCCCCACAAAGCGATAACCACGTAAGGGAATACCAAGATTTCTTTTTAAGTATCTCACGTCACTCTTCGATGCATTACGCATGTTAAACACACATGTATTTTTACCGAATATAAGCATACACAGCACGAAACCATTAGCGCTAAATCCCACCGGCTATTCGTCCCAGAGCACATCTGCCACTACGATGCCTACGTTGTGCATGAGTGAAATTTACTTCAGCGAATGGCAGCAATGACATTTTGAGCAGCTGGGCGAAAACCGACCAATGGGAGCACAGATTTCTTAAAAAGGCGGTACTTCGGCCATTACGGACGTAAGCGTTGTTCGGAAGAGGAAGAAGTCGATTCTGGAAGCCATTCCGTTGCGCAGTCCTATTAAGAAAAACCTACTATTTTTACGTATACTACGCACATTTTGGGTTTTTTAAAACGGGCGATTTCTAATAAAATGGCATCGCAGGCGAAGAAGAGAAAAATGAATTTCTCAGAGAGGGAAGTGGAAATTATAGTGGAGGAAATGGAGAAACAAAAGCACATACTGGTTAACCACTTCAATGCTGGAGTCACACATATAACGAAAAACAACGCGTGGGTAGAGATCCTAAAGCGGGTCAACGCCGTGACAACTTGTCAGCGGGAGCTGGCCGAGGTGAAGAAAAAGTGGTCCGACTTAAAGACCGAGGTCCGCCGCAAAGTGGCCCAGGCGCGGGCGGCGATGGAGGGGACAGGCGACTGCACCTCGGTCCCCGTCATCCTCACTTCCATGCAGCAGAGGATCTGCAACCTGCTTGGGGAGGCGACCATCATCAGCCTGCCTGCGGGAGACGGCGGCACGGAAATCGCCGTGCCTATGCCCATGAGCTCGGCTACGACAGTAACGTTAACGCAGAGTAAGTTTCCGTACGCCGGGACGGGCAGGCTCTGGGCGGCGGCGCGTGTGCGCGCAGCCCGCCCCCTCCCGGTTCAGTAACGCCGGTCCCCGTGTCGCGGGTAATCCAAATTTAATGCAAGACGACACGCCTTTTTTCTTCCAGGTTAAGGGGGCTCTGCACGTGCCGGTTAGAGTTAAGGGATCATTTTGGGACTCtccactttttattttttttgcaacatATCTTGTCAGCTTACAAAAAATCTGCATGGAGAACTGGCTGACTAATGGTCTCTGACCAGAGTTTACACCCATTTATTAAAGCAGGCtcattttctctctgttttaTGATGTTAACTTGCTCAGGGCAGTTGGGCAGCCAATTGACCCcccagagtttttttttctccttagtcggtagtttttggttcctctcctcttctGGCTTGCTATATTTCTCTCTTCCCATTTTCCCCTTTCCATGCATTATTTTGTATAAACGATGTCGTTATGGATTGCGTCACGTTCTTTTCAAGTGCTTTGGGGCGACTGTTTACAAGGCGCTATATGAAAAAGTCAAATTACGCTGTTTAAAGTCCTGCGGGCAAGAAGTTAAAGTTTGTGCCGACTCTTCTCTTTAATCGTAGATATTCCCACGGCATCTGCTGCGGCTTGCGAAGTTCAGAAAACCCtagaaggtaaaaaaaaacatgtcttttggattttttattttaaacatttttatgttaaaaaaataatctaaCATATAAGAGCAGAGAATTCTAACATTCAAAACTGTGAGATGTTTAAAAAGTGGTTCGTTGCAATggaaaatattcatataaatacCTTATTTCACAGTTAGTGTTTCAGGCTTATTAGATGTATTAGTGATGTGAACTATATGGTTCTGATTTTTAAAAGATGTTATGCAGGGAAAGAATTAAGTAGTAAAACTTCAGAGAGAATGGGCAGGTCCCCAGCTCCTGAGCGCCTTCTCCTGTGGCTCTTTTGAACTGCAGAGACGACGTTCCACACGCTGGAAGAAGGCGTGGTGGAGTACTGCACGACAGAGACCCCCGTCACAGTGACCACCGAGGCACCGGTGGAGATGCTGTCTGCGCAGGCCGAGTGCTCCATCAAACCCCAGGAGCTGAAGAGCCGCATCGCCCTGAACTCGGCCAAGCTGCTGCAGGAGCAGAAGGTGACCAACCTGCACGTGCGCGAGATCGCTCAGCACCTGGAGAGCCAGAACGACCTGCTGCAGATGATCCGGCGCTCCCAGGAAGCGCAGGCCTGCGCGCAGGAGAGGCAGGCGCAGGCCCTGGAGGGGACGCAGGCTGCCCTCATCGCACTCATCCAGATGTTCCGGCCAGCCCTCAAGGATTTCCGGAAGTTTCTGCAGAGCAATATGAACAATTCTGCTCCTGGGGCGCAGTCTGACGGAGCCGAGAGCAAATCCAACCCAGCTCAGCAAGCAGAAGATGTTCCgtaggctgtgtgtgtgcgtgcgtgtgtgtgtgcgcgtgtgcgtatGTATGTGTTTAGGCTGTTGTAACCAACAAGCAGGAATATAGAGATGCAAATGGTAAATATTTTGAAAGCTACTCAATTCCTCACTTTAAATGCTACGGGAAGAAAAACTGTCAAAGGacctgtaaatgtaaattttattttttatgaagCACTGTATCATTTCTTATGTTTGATTTTATGCTACCAAGCTGAGTTTTGTGTCTTGCTCTAAGAGTAGTGCTTGGCATATTTGGGAAATCATTTCTGTTGCAAAGCAACAGAAGATTTAAAATGGTGTTTTTGAAATTAAATGCtgttttatatattatgtatggAAAAAGTAACATTCTGACAAATTAATGTCAGTGTGCAGCTTTCTGTGGTTAGAAGAAAATCTCCTTCAAGGAAGTATTACAGATTCGTCTTAGAGAATCTTAGGTTGGCAGAtatttaaaagttaaaatgtAACAACTTGGTAAGAGGCACATGCAATACTAGGCTAACCACATATCTCTTGTCCATCCTGCCCAGCAGTTATGATCACAGGGTGAGTGGGTTTTGTCACTTTCAGAATGGAAGGAAGAGACCCCATCAAGCATGTGTTGACCGTTTCATCAAGGTGTTTGGGGGAAAAGGAATCTGTtgacattttctgtttttggttTATTAGGGAATGTTGGAAAATACCTGGCTCATCATAAATATGGAAAATGTATGTGTGTTGCATCAAAGCATGATAATAAATTCAGCAGCGTTGTACTTTTTGTACTGAAGCAGATGTTTATACTGTTTCATATTTTCATCTGAAATAAAATATCTAGTTTGAATTGCCGCTGATATAGTGATCATGAAATGTATGATGTTATGATATTTACTTGAAGGGTGGTGTATCCCCAACAGAGGATTTCAGTCCTGCCTGTTTGCTCAAATTCTGTGCAGATTTCCTTTGGGTATTTCCTATTCCAACATTCATACATCCATCTGGTTATCCTGATCagagtggcggggggggggggggggagatacaCATTTTCCCCCAACAATACAAAATCACACAGTCAGGTCAACCTTATGCTGGCCTTTCGTTCAGGGGTGATTTTATGATGTTTTTAAGATTGCAGGCATAAGTGGGGCTATAATTTATTAGCGAGTGatgtgttttgaattggtgagtgacaggagaggggATACtctggggccaatcagctttcagctgcgGCTAGTGACCCTGTGGCTCCGCCTTGCTATGCAGTACGTTCCCTTCCTGTGATAGGCTGTGGGCTCAAGGTGcttctgtactggataagtggttatggaagatgaatgCATGGATGAATATTTACTGAGGGGAATTTTTAATGCACGTGAATATCACGAAAATTATCAGTAGGTTTATATATTTGGGTCAAAAAAGATGTGGTGACTTGTGGAAAGGATAGAGGCCAACAAACTGACACTGAAAATGAAAAGATGGATTGTGCCTGTGGATAAGCCGTGGCCTTCTTGGGAGAAAGAGGCATGAATGCATCAGATGGTTTATGCTGCAGTGCTCTGGGATCACAAACACCTCGTCTGTGCAGCAGCTGCTTCACATCTCCAGTGTTGGGGGTTCAAACCCTCATCTACATGCATGGAGTTCGTGTTTTCTCCAGCATGTGGAGGCAAACTGGCACCtttatgttgtgtgtgtgtgtgtgtgtgtcttctgaTGGACTGACATACCGTACACAATGCAGGGTGCCCATCCATGGCTAAAAggtaggatggatggatgaatctgTCATTTTGGTGTCACCTGACCATTAATTTATTTACCTTTTATGTGACACGTGATGCACACATTATTGAGCCATTGCTGTGTTTTTAAGCTCGGCACATTATACAGACTGAACTGCACCTCCCTCTGGTGTTCAATGACTGGGCTTGTTTCATCATTCATCACCATGACAGCACCATGGctggatttttaaaaagcttttaagCTTTAATAGTGAATGGGTGCTTATATCGGTACTTTCATTTGGTGTCATATCCCTGGAAGGACTTCCAATCAGCATCAGGGTGACAGCAATCCCTTTACTGAGATATTGAAGAGCGAATGGAGGAGTTGGTACAGAGAGGGAAAGATTGTGTGTGGAGTCAATATGAGAGACGTGTGATTTGTAAGGACTGACTGAGAGAAACGTCCCAGACCTACATTGTGAATATGATTCATGATCCTGTGGACAAATTCCACAGCCGTAAAACGCAATGTGCAGAATAATTTCACAGGTGGTCATGGAAACCCTTCTGCACTTATTCATTAGGATGCAAGTCAAGGTACACACTGAAGAggacaacacacacaaacacacacttgtGTACTGACACGATGACACTTCAACAAACACACTTACATTCACATGATCAGACACCAAGGGTATTTTAGTCACCTGGTTATCAAACAACTGTGTGTGGAATCCAGTGtaccacacacatgcaaactccacacacagatcTGACAGTCGAACTGTTATCAGCTACCAATGCAAATCACATTTCTAGAGTTCATTTGTGTCAGTggtaccacacacacagagagacacacgcAGTCTTATAATAATTCACTTTATCAAGACTACTGGCCGTACTGAAAGTTTTGAAACAGGATACTCGTTATCATCTTTAGGTAATAAAGTTGCATTGCAAGCGGAAGGTCCTATACATTACTCTTCTATTCAGGATGCTTGTCAGTGTGCAATTCATGGgtgtcgccgccattaaatctgagggggatgtgtccccctcacatttaaTAATTATTCGTTTTTACACCCCCTCagatttaacataaaatattagttcacccagcgctgtgtcccccccacattcaaaatgcttctgacaccCCTGGTGCAATTGTTCTTACACTGGTACAAACTCTGTAGTTTTAAAGGCTGCAGGTCTGAGAGTGGGCGAGGTGCATCGAAAGTGAAGAACATATGTTTCTATCCCTGGGGACAAACGGCGGttagtttttcttcttcttcttcttcttcttgtttAAGCTCCACTTGCTGAACCAGTTCCAGATAATTTCCCTGGGATACGTACAATCCGAAAATCGCTCTTTAAATCACACGCTTCCCTACATGCATGTATAGACCTATGTCTGACGTTTAAAACTGCGTGCATCCGAGAAAAAGCCCTTATAAAAAGTCCTCGTTGCATTTTAAAGGATTTAACGCACAATGTAAACAGAGCAGCCGCCGAACAATGAGCGGGTCGCTGTAGTGAGCACCGTGAACGCTAGGGGGCGCGTTCCGCCCTCTCCTCGTCACGGAACGGGGTGGACGTGCCTTCGGCACAAAGCCCGAGAAGCGTAGCTACAGTCGGTTAGTCCGTGACATCTGCCGTAACGGGTGTATCGACGGCCCCTCACACCCGTT harbors:
- the naif1 gene encoding nuclear apoptosis-inducing factor 1, whose amino-acid sequence is MASQAKKRKMNFSEREVEIIVEEMEKQKHILVNHFNAGVTHITKNNAWVEILKRVNAVTTCQRELAEVKKKWSDLKTEVRRKVAQARAAMEGTGDCTSVPVILTSMQQRICNLLGEATIISLPAGDGGTEIAVPMPMSSATTVTLTQNIPTASAAACEVQKTLEETTFHTLEEGVVEYCTTETPVTVTTEAPVEMLSAQAECSIKPQELKSRIALNSAKLLQEQKVTNLHVREIAQHLESQNDLLQMIRRSQEAQACAQERQAQALEGTQAALIALIQMFRPALKDFRKFLQSNMNNSAPGAQSDGAESKSNPAQQAEDVP